The genomic DNA AGGTCTTCTTGTCCTGGGTAATGACGTCCTGCGCATTGGAGTCGTAGTCCAGAAGGCGCTTGTCGAAGTAGGTGACTTCTTCGATGAACGGCATTTTGAGGTAGAGACCCCCTTCGGTGACGTTCCGGACCGGTTTCCCGAGCTGGACTACGATGGCATTCTGGGTGACATCTACGATGTAAAAAGGCGATGCACCGAGGACGAGCAGCCCGAGAACAATGCCGACAAATGCCAGGATAAATCCTTGCTTGCTCATGGCGTGCGCTCCTGTGTCGAACTGGACGGGGCCGGTTTGGAGAACCGATCGAGCGGCAGATACGGCAGCGCACGGTCCGCCCCTTTGCCGTCCAGGACAAATTTATCGATGTGGGGGAGCACGTCTTCAAGGGTCTCGATATAGATCCGCTTGCTGATAATGTCTTTCGCCTGGTTGTATTCTTTCAGCGTCGCGAGGAATCGATTGGATTCGCCCTGGGAGCGGTTGAGCCGCGCCTGCGCATACCCTTTGGCCTGGTTCACCAACTGGGCCGCTTCACCCTTGGCTTTGGGGGTAATATCGTTGCGATAGCCCTGAGCTTGGTTGATCAGCTTTTCACGGTCTTCCTTGGCGTTGGTGACGTCCTTGAACGCGGCGGCCACGGCTTCGGGCGGGTCGACATCCTGCAACTGGACCGCGGCAACCTGCACGCCGGTCCTATAGTCGTCGAGGATGTGTTGGAGAAGTTCCTGCGTGTCGTTCTGGATTTGTGCTTTGCCCGTAGTGAGAGCTTCATCGATTTTGCTCTTGCCGATCACTTCCCGCATAGAGGCTTCAGCCGCCTTCCCGATGGTCTCGTCGATGTCGGCCACATTGAAGAGGTACTCGCGCGAACTTTTGATTTTATATTGGACGATAAATTCAATTGCCAGAATGTTCATGTCGCCGGTCAGCATCAAGGCTTCTTGCGGCACCATCTGCTGGCGGCCTTGGCGATCCTTTCGAAATCCGATCTCCACCCGGTGAAGCTTCGCGACCTTCGGTTGCAAGACGCTTTCGATGATGGGAATCTTCATGTGTGGGCCCGGATCCACAACGCGCACGGGGATACCGAAGCGTTTCACCACGCCTTCTTCGTCCGGTGCCACAATAAAGGCGCTTTGCCAGATGAGGAAGACCGTGAAGGCGACAAGAAGAAGATTGCGGAAACCGCCCGTAGGTAACAGATTGCGAAGTTGGCCCTGGGCCTGCTTGAAGGCCTGATCCAAATCGTCGCCCTTCTTGCTCCAAGGGTCTTTGGGGTCCCAGACCATGTAGTGGCTCAATTCAGTGAGGGTGGCAATGTCGCCAGCGAATCACCTTAGCAAAGTGAGGACCGTCGAGCAACACATAAAGGCGGCCGGTTGACTTATCAAGATTCGTTGATATATATTTTTGTCATGAAGGGAAGCACGGTGCGAAATCCAGCGCGGGCGGCGGAGTTGTTTCACGCGCTTGCGGACCCGACGCGATTGGAGATTCTGGACGAGCTGAAAGAGGGCGAGTGCTGTGTGTGCGAACTGACGGATCGCCTGCAGGCCGGGCAGTCGCGGCTCTCCTTTCATCTGAAGGTACTTAAGGACGCCGGAATGATCTTGGATCGACGAGAGGGCCGATGGATGTACTACTCCGTGAACGCCGACGCCCTTGCCGAGCTCGATGACCTCGTCGATTCGCTCAAGCAGGCGAAGCGGGCGCGCCGCGCCACCGGCTGTTGTTGATTTTTTTCCGCCTAATAGATCAATGAATCTTGATGCATAAAAGAGGAGGCGACGAAATGGACGCACAAGCGATTCGAGAGCTGGTCAAGGAGAAATACGGTGAAGCGGCCGCTAGAGCCAAGAGCGGAGGCAGTTCCTGCTGCGGGGCCTCCCCCGCGCTGATGAATGTCGATCCGATCACGTCCAACCTGTATTCAGATCAGGAGCGTCAGGGGTTGCCGGCGGATGCCGTGGCGGCCTCGCTGGGCTGCGGGAATCCAACGGCTCTGGCAGAACTTCATGCCGGTGAGACGGTGTTGGATCTGGGATCCGGCGGCGGCATCGATGTGTTGCTCTCTGCCAAGCGAGTCGGTCCGGCGGGGAAAGCCTATGGGTTGGATATGACGGAGCAGATGTTGGCGTTGGCCAGAGAAAATCAGCGCGCAGCCGGCGTGGAGAACGTCGAGTTTCTGAAGGGCGAAATCGAGCACATCCCGCTGCCTGATCGTTCCGTGGATGTGATCATCAGCAATTGCGTCGTGAATTTGTCCGGCGAAAAGGAGCGCGTGCTGGCGGAAGCCTTTCGCGTCCTGCGTCCGGGAGGCCGGCTGGCGTTGTCCGACATTGTAGTGCGAGGGGCGATTCCCTCAGAGATCCGACGGAATCTCGAATTGTGGGCTGGTTGTGTCGCGGGCGCGTTGGAAGAGACGGAGTATCGGGACATGCTGGCCCAGGCGGGGTTCGTCGAGATCGGAATCGAGCCGACGCGCATCTATCAGGCCGATGACGTGAAGGAATTGCTGGTCGGCACAGACCTCTCCAGTGATCTGCTCGTGGCCCAAGTCGAGGGCAAGTTCATGAGCGCATTCATTCGGGCCAAGAAACCGGCCGTGACGGTCTAACTCCGCCGGGCAGCGCGAGCACGAGGGAGCAGGAGCGATGGAACTCGCATTATCGGTCGATGAGCCGCAGGTGGCTACGAAGCGGCTGTCGTTCTTTGAGCGGTATCTCACGCTCTGGGTGGCGCTCTGCATGGTGGCCGGTGTGCTGATCGGGCAGGCGGTGCCCGGTTTGGTGTCGAGCCTGCGAGGGGCTGAGATCGGACAGGGCAGCCACATCAATCTGCCGATTGCCGTGCTGATCTGGCTGATGATTGTGCCGATGATGATGAAGGTTGAGTTTGCCTCGGTTCGTGACGTGGGCAAGCGGCCGGTCGGCCTGCTGATTACCCTGTTTGTGAATTGGGTGGTGAAGCCCTTCTCCATGGCGTTCTTTGCCTGGGTGTTTTTCCGGTACGTCTTCTCAGCCTGGATCTCACCCGCCGAGGCCGACCAATACATCGCGGGCACCATTATCCTGGCTGCGGCGCCCTGCACGGCAATGGTGTTTGTGTGGAGTTACCTGACGGACGGAGACCCCGCGTACACGCTCGTTCAGGTGGCCGTGAACGACCTGATCATGCTCGTGCTGTTTGTTCCGATTGTCGGGTTGCTGGTGAGCGGCGCGTCATCATTGGCCGTGCCGTTCGACGTGCTGCTCTATTCGGTGGCGATCTTTATCGTCATTCCGTTGATCGTCGGCGCCGGGCTTCGACTGTGGCTGGTTCGTCGGTACGGGCTGCGTTGGATGGAAGAACAGTTTCTGCCCCGATTCGCGCCGGTGACGATCGCGGCGCTGCTCCTCACGTTGGTGTGTATCTTCGCGTTTCAGTCGCAAAACATCCTGGGGAAAACCGTACATGTCGTCCTGATTGCAGTGCCGATTCTCCTGCAGGTCTACATGAATTCGGCGCTCGCCTATGGCCTGATGCATCGCTGGCGGGTTCCCTACGCGATCGCCGCGCCGGGAGCGCTCATCGGTGCCAGCAATTTTTTCGAATTGGCTGTGGCGACCGCCATCGCCCTGTTCGGACCGGAGTCCGGTGCCGCGTTGGCGACGGTGGTCGGGGTGTTGGTGGAAGTGCCGGTCATGTTGTCCGTCTGCAGCCTGTGCAACAAGACCAGGCATTGGTTCAATCAGGAGGTCGGCACATGAAAGCACGAGTGCTATTTCTCTGTACCGGCAACTCCGCGCGCAGTCAGATGGCGGAGGGGTGGTTGCGGCATCTGGCGGGCGATCGGTTTGAGGTGTTCAGCGCGGGCACTCACCCGGTTGGCTTGAACTCTGGCTCGGTCGAAGCGATGGCCGAGGTGGGAATCGACATTGCGGGACATCGGTCAAAACATGTCTCTGAATTTCTGACGCAGCCGTTCGATTACGTCATTACGGTCTGCGACCGGGCCAAAGAGTCCTGCCCGACCTGGCCGGGGCCCACCCATCTGTTGCATTGGAGTTTTGACGATCCGGCGGCAGTTACCGACTCTGACGAAGCCCATCGACAGCTGTTTCGACGAGTTCGCGACGAGATTCTTGGACAGATCAAGGGTTTCCTGGCTCAGGAGGCAAAGTCACTCGTCTCAGGTCCTTGCTAGGTGACGGCGCCGCCGCAGGAGGAACCGGATCCGGCTGTGCACCCGTAGCAGTGGTTCCTCGTCACGATCTGCCGATGGTGCAGGCGTGCGGGATCGAAGTCTCGAATGTGTTGTGGGGTTCCCTGCGAGACCGGCAATTCCAGCATCTGATTGAAGTCGCAATCGTAGAGGGTCCCGTCCCATCCGACCGACAGGGTGTAGCGGCACATGACGCCCGCTGCCGCCGCCGGGTTGAAGGCCGCGGCAAGCCGTTCCATGTAGCCTTCGTAGTTGCCGCTTTCGATCAGGAACTCCAGAAATCGGCTGATGGGCATATTGGTGATGGTGTACAGGCGCGTGAAGCTGACGCCGTGACGGGAGGCCAGCTCTTTCCGGAACTTCGCCTCGATCCCTTCCTGCTTCGGCGGAAGAAAGGCGCCCACCGGGTTATACACCAGGTTGAGCGTCAGTCCGCTGCCCTCTTTGCCGTAGCCCAGTCGGTTCAATAACCGAAGGGCCTCCATCGATTTGTCGAAAATACCCTCGCCGCGTTGTGCATCCGTCTGTGTGGCCTGATAGGACGGCAGCGATGCAATGACCTCCACGCGGTGCTGCGCCAGAAACTCCCCCAGGTCGGCTTGCGAAGGGATGAGCAGCACGGAAAGATTGCAGCGATCCAGCACCTGACGGCCCAATAATCGGGCCTGTTCGACGACCCAGCGAAAGTGCGGATTCAGTTCGGGTGCGCCGCCGGTGATATCCACGGTGGGAATATCCGTGCGAGCTAGGGCCTGGAGACAGAGGTCGAGGGTCTCTTTCGACATGACCTCCGTCCGGTCCGGTCCGGCGTCTACGTGACAGTGGCGACAGGTTTGGTTACACAGCTTCCCGAGGTTAAGTTGGAGCGTCGTGATGCCGGTCGCGTGAAGCGGATAGAGCTCTACCGCATTGAGGGCCGTCTCGAACGGCTGACAGGCCGTCGTCTGGGCCAGGAGTCGCAGCTGCTCCGACGCGGCTGCGAGCGGATCTCGTCGAGCGAGCAGGCTTAGACCCATCGGATCGATCCCTTCCTCATCGTCAGGGGTTCAGCAACAACCGCCGGTCGGGCTACAGGCGACTTCCGTGCCGTCCACCGCTGCCGAGGCTCGTTGGTAGATCGTGAAGTGAGGGCGATAGGCCTCCTGAGTCAGAACCTGGAGGGTCTTGGAACAAATTTCCAACGGCACGCCGCGGTAGTACTGGTGATGATCGTCGTCCTCCGCACTGATGATCGGTCCGGTGAGAATCGCATAGGCGCCTTGCCAGACGCAGGGTTTTTGTTCCGGATGGATCGCGCACCAGCGCGGGTCGGTGGCGGCGAGTGTGACAGGCGTGGGGCCGAGAAGAAACAGCGAACGAAGCGGTTCGCTCTGCAACAGTTGCGTGCTGGGGCCATCGATGCGTTGAGGTACGCCGCGTTCGTACCGTTGGCCCAATTCATCCGTCACGCTCGAGAAGGGGCCCCGGAGCGTGGCATAGGACGAGGCCTTTTCGCCGACGATGGCTGGAAACTTGTATCCGGTGAGCGTCACCGAGAGGAAATGGATGCCGTCGATCGACTGCCAGGGCGTGGACTTGATCTGGTGGACGGCGCGAAATCCCGCATCGACCATTCCGCCGATGTAGTCCTGCACCTGCAAGGCGCCGGACAAGCAATCGCCCCACTTGGCTGCATCATGTACCAGGTATTGCGGTACGACCTGGTCCGATACGATGTCCGAAATCGTAAACCGGCCGCCCGGCTTGATCACGCGGTACATCTCGCGGAAGACCTTCCGCTTGTCCGGCGCCAGATTGATCACACAGTTGGAAATGATCAGATCGACGCTGGCGTCCTCCACCGGCATGACATCGGCCATCCCCTTGCGGAACTCGATATTCGATGTCGCATAGCCCAGGTTTCCGGCCACGATGGGCGCGTTGCGGCGGGCAATCTCCAGCATCGTGTCCGTCATGTCGATGCCGATGACTCGTCCGGTGGGTCCCACCCGGCGCGCCGCCTCAAAACAATCGATCCCGCCGCCGGAGCCGATATCCAGCACCGTTTCACCCGATTGAACGGTGTTCAGCCCGGCCGGAGTGCCGCAGCCGTAGGAGATGGTCAGGACTTCTTCCGGAACAAACGATTTGAGGTCGGCAAAGTCATACCCGGTCGGGCAACACATCTGTTCGCCGGTTGCAGCCGCCCGCGCATAGCGGTCGCTGACTTTCTGGGTGATATCGTCGATGGCCATAAGGTCCTCGGAGTGGGATAGGAAATGCCGTCGAATGATCTATCAAGAGAAGAGGCGGCAGGTCAACAACCAGAGGCGGGNNCGGTTCGGCTGCCCCCGCAGGTCACGAGTGTCGTACACGTTCGGGAACTACTGCATCGAGGCCATCGGCTTCTCGACAATGTCGCCCTTCATCGGACCCAATGCGCCCAGCAGCTCGTTCTTTTCCCGTTCAGGCACTTTGAATTTGTTCAACGTGGCGACGAGGTCTCCGACCAGCGCGTCGAAGTCGCCGCTGCTGACCCCCATGCCGGCATGGGTGCTCTTCATATCCCGCCCGGTATAGGTGCAAGGTCCGCCCGACGCCTGACAGATTTGATCGACCAGCATCGATTTCAGGCGCGGGATATTGGCGTTGGCGAACTTCCCGTTGATGCGGGTGTCGGCGGCCACGCGCCCGACGAAGTCGTCCACCACTGCGGTAATGGCCGTTTTGCCACCCAGCCGGTCGTAGAGAGATTTTTCGCCTGCTGTGGTACCGGCCGGTCCTGAACCGACCGTATTGCAGGCCGCGACGGTCAGCGCGAGGCCAAGGATCAAAGAAAGGGATGCCATTCGTTGCGACATGAGAGTACCTCCTGGTTATGGGTCTGACGGTTGGGCCGGGTGTGTCTCGACATCGACCGGCTCTCTGTCTCGAACTACGAGGTGGGATGGCAGCTGGATTTCCGGGGAACGAAAAAAACTGCGTTGTGCCCCGATCGTTCCGATGCTACAGTTTCGGCGGATCGGCGCAGGCAGAGGGAATCTAATTCACCGGGCAGACTCGTAGTACTTGACGAGGATGCTCATGATTCATTCACAGGCTGTGGCACAGACACCTTTGATGTATGAGCAGGAATGGGCGGGACTTCTCGCGCGCATTGCCGCCGGAGACCAGCCTGCGCTTGCGGAGTTCTATGATGCGAGCAGTGCCAAGGTGTTCGGGTTGGTGATGAAGATCCTCGCGGATCGTACGGTTGCTGAAGAAGTCACCATGGATGTGTATACGCAGGTGTGGCGCCGCGCCTCCAGCTACGACGCGGAGAGAGGCACGCCGGGGAGCTGGCTGATGACGCTCGCGAAGACCCGGGCCATCGACCGGTTCCGGAGCAGTTATCTGGAGCGGGGGCGGCAAGTCCCGCTCGATCACGCGGCGGAGGTGCCGGGTGACGGGGCCACGCCCGAGCAATACAGTGCGGGGCTCGAACGGCAGCGGCTGGTGCAGGAAGCCATGGCGAGTCTCTCCGCCGAGCAGCGTCAGGCGATTGCCTTGGCGTACTACTGGGGTTTGAGTCAGAGTGAAATCGCCGACCGGTTGCAGCTGCCGTTGGGGACGGTGAAGACGCGGATGAGGCTGGGCATGATCAGACTGCGCGAGGTCCTGGCTCCGCACGGGGAAGGGGTGCGGTCATGACCGATCCACGCCACAAGGAAGACATGTCGGAGCATGCGGCACTCTACGCCTTGGAAGCTCTGGGTGATGACGAGCAGCGGCAATTCAAGCAGGCCCTTGAGACGGCTCCTCCGGAAGTCTGGCAGCAGGTCGCAGCGTTTCAGGAGGTGGTGCAAGAGTTGGCATTCAGCGGTCCCGCCATCGCGCCTCCGGCGTCACTCAAGGCCAAGCTCATGGCGCGCATCGCGCAGGAACCGCAGGAGCGACCCGGCGGAGGAACGTTCACGTTTGTTCGATCGGGGCAGGGGGCGTGGCGAGACCTGGGTTCTGGTGTGTCTATGAAACTGCTGTTCAACGATTCGGCCGGAGCACGGGCCACGATGCTGCTGCGGTTGGCTCCGGGTGGAACACTGGTGGCGCACCGTCACCGGCAGGTCGAAGAGTTCTACGTGTTGGAAGGGAACTGCATCTGTGCCGGGGAATTCCTCCAGGCGGGGGACTACCATCGCGCCGAGGCCGGGAGCATCCATCCCATCACATCAAGCGAAGAGGGCTGCCTGGCCCTGGTAATGACCTCGACACAGAACGAACCAGCCGGGTAATCCATTCACTTCTATTGCCGTCGCCTTGGCGGTTTTCCGAAGACCAGCCAATAGATTGTCACATTCACCAGCACCACCGCGGTTCCCAGCAGCATCTGCACGGGGCGTGTCAGCCCTGCCGGATACATCAGGGGCAGGAGGTAATGGCCAATGAAGTCGGAGCCATAGGCTGACTCTCCGGCCATGGCCCGCAGAGTGTGTTCAATCGGGGTGAGCGGGCAGATCCAACCGGTGTACTCGACAATCGCCCCCCAGATCGCTGCCGGTAGATGCAGCCAGGCAAGGCGAGGCCATTTCAATAGCAACAGCCCACCCGTCACGACGAAGAGCACAAAGGCCAGGTGTAGCAGCAGCACGAGATCCGCGCCGATTCGGTACCACATGTGCGGCAGTCTGAAGAAACGGCGCGATGAAGGCAATCAAGAGACGGCGAGCGGAGCCGGTTGCCGCGTCCCTACATCTGAGCGGGAAGGTCATAGCCCTGCGGCGGGGCGGTGGTGAAGGGAAGGGGCAACTGCGCGGTGGGTAATGTCACGGCGCTGCGAGCCCAGGCGGCCAGCGCCTGCGGGTCCTCCAGAATATCCACCGGCACTTCGTAATACTGTCGGAGCGTTTGTTTGGCGCCCGGACGGAAGGGATGCATGCCGCGCGCGCGATAGAGCGCTTGCGTCACGTCGTTAGTTTTGAAGTAGAGGCGTCCCTTGTGGATGATGCCGAAGAAGGTGGCCCGCTGGTAGAGGCCATACCCGCCGAACATGGCTTTCCCTGTGAGTTCAGGCATCTCACCGAGTTGATCCAGGACGAAGTCTTTGAAGCTGTCGTGGCGCATGCGTCGAGACTGATTGGGTGGACCGCCGCTCATGTCGGCCGTATCGATTCGGCGCACTCTGCACCGATGACTCAATTATTTCAACTGCCGGGTGGCGAGGGGTTCCGTTGTGTGTCCAGGGGGTGGTCGTCATTCGAGGCACAAGTGTGAGGGGGAGGCTTTATAGTATACGGAGCCGTGCGAGTTGATGAACGTGTGGAAGGTGGAGGCTGAAACCAGGATGTGCGGTCTCTGTGCTGCAACAGTCCTCGTCGCGCGTGAACCCGGTCGCCCCGTGGATGCGCTATTGCATGATTTGAGCACATCCCACGAGGCGCAAGCGATTCAGGGGTCTCAGCGGCAGGAGGCTAGGACACCTTGATCTCGATCGATTTCGGTTTTGCTTTCTCGGATTTCGGGAGATGCATGTGGAGCACCCCGTCTTTGTAGTCGGCTGTGACCTTGCTCCCGTCCGCATCCTCCGGGAGTGAGAAGCTGCGGACGAAACTCCCGTAGGCGCGTTCGATCCGGTGATGCTTCTCCCTTTTCTCTTCCTGCTCGTATTTCCGTTCGCCGGAAATCGTCAGCACCCCGTTGTCCACGGTGAGTCGCACGTCTTCTTTTTTCATGGCCGGCAACTCCGCCTTGATGCGGTATTCATTCTCATCTTCCACGATGTCCACCAACGGCGACCACTCGGCAACCGTCAGGGCTTCCTTGCCCCCATTCCCGGTCGATGCCCGATGTCCCAGGAGGGTCGACAATCGGTGTTCCAGTTCGTCCCGTTCTTTCAAAGGATTCCACTGAACTCGAAACGGATCCCAACGTATGAGTGTGCTCATGGCTTCATCTCCTCGTATGGTCGAAATGGCATCATGACGACTCGATGTCGGTGCGATTAGTGGCCCGCTGCGGCAGCCAGCTGACGTTCGGCGTTTAACCAGTCCTCCAGAGCCTGCCCGTCTTTCCGCCCTCGTTTCTCATACAGTTCGTAGGCGCGTAGGGCGATCGCAGCGGTTCCCTTTACGGCCTGCCCCGCGTGCGCGGCTTTGTCATGGCTCGGGCTCGTGTGGGCTGTGCCGGCCCGCTGCGGGGTGGTTCGACTGACATTCGTTTCCATTATGGTGCACCTCCTTGTTGAGCCGGCTGTGTAGCGGCTGAAACCATCAGAGGCTCTGCCGTCCGCCGCTACCCTTCTGTCGGATCTCGGCGGACGAAGAGCGGGTCTGTGTAATGAAGAAAAGGGTTAGGCCTTTTCCTTCACCGTGAGATCGTTTTTCACAGCCTTCACGCCGGGCACTTGCCAGGCCGACCAAGAGGCTTCGGCGCTGGTCGCCAGGTCCTGAACTTCGCCGCTGAGCGAGACGACGCCTGCGTTCGTCTGAGCATGAATGCCGGCTTTCTTCAGGTGTGCGTCCTTCTCCATGTGCTCGTGGACGCGGGCGGTGATGGCGTCATCCTTGTCGTCCGTCGCCTCACGTTT from Nitrospira sp. ND1 includes the following:
- the hflK gene encoding FtsH protease activity modulator HflK yields the protein MVWDPKDPWSKKGDDLDQAFKQAQGQLRNLLPTGGFRNLLLVAFTVFLIWQSAFIVAPDEEGVVKRFGIPVRVVDPGPHMKIPIIESVLQPKVAKLHRVEIGFRKDRQGRQQMVPQEALMLTGDMNILAIEFIVQYKIKSSREYLFNVADIDETIGKAAEASMREVIGKSKIDEALTTGKAQIQNDTQELLQHILDDYRTGVQVAAVQLQDVDPPEAVAAAFKDVTNAKEDREKLINQAQGYRNDITPKAKGEAAQLVNQAKGYAQARLNRSQGESNRFLATLKEYNQAKDIISKRIYIETLEDVLPHIDKFVLDGKGADRALPYLPLDRFSKPAPSSSTQERTP
- a CDS encoding metalloregulator ArsR/SmtB family transcription factor; amino-acid sequence: MRNPARAAELFHALADPTRLEILDELKEGECCVCELTDRLQAGQSRLSFHLKVLKDAGMILDRREGRWMYYSVNADALAELDDLVDSLKQAKRARRATGCC
- a CDS encoding arsenite methyltransferase, giving the protein MDAQAIRELVKEKYGEAAARAKSGGSSCCGASPALMNVDPITSNLYSDQERQGLPADAVAASLGCGNPTALAELHAGETVLDLGSGGGIDVLLSAKRVGPAGKAYGLDMTEQMLALARENQRAAGVENVEFLKGEIEHIPLPDRSVDVIISNCVVNLSGEKERVLAEAFRVLRPGGRLALSDIVVRGAIPSEIRRNLELWAGCVAGALEETEYRDMLAQAGFVEIGIEPTRIYQADDVKELLVGTDLSSDLLVAQVEGKFMSAFIRAKKPAVTV
- the arsB gene encoding ACR3 family arsenite efflux transporter, with the protein product MELALSVDEPQVATKRLSFFERYLTLWVALCMVAGVLIGQAVPGLVSSLRGAEIGQGSHINLPIAVLIWLMIVPMMMKVEFASVRDVGKRPVGLLITLFVNWVVKPFSMAFFAWVFFRYVFSAWISPAEADQYIAGTIILAAAPCTAMVFVWSYLTDGDPAYTLVQVAVNDLIMLVLFVPIVGLLVSGASSLAVPFDVLLYSVAIFIVIPLIVGAGLRLWLVRRYGLRWMEEQFLPRFAPVTIAALLLTLVCIFAFQSQNILGKTVHVVLIAVPILLQVYMNSALAYGLMHRWRVPYAIAAPGALIGASNFFELAVATAIALFGPESGAALATVVGVLVEVPVMLSVCSLCNKTRHWFNQEVGT
- a CDS encoding arsenate reductase ArsC, translating into MKARVLFLCTGNSARSQMAEGWLRHLAGDRFEVFSAGTHPVGLNSGSVEAMAEVGIDIAGHRSKHVSEFLTQPFDYVITVCDRAKESCPTWPGPTHLLHWSFDDPAAVTDSDEAHRQLFRRVRDEILGQIKGFLAQEAKSLVSGPC
- the arsS gene encoding arsenosugar biosynthesis radical SAM (seleno)protein ArsS (Some members of this family are selenoproteins.), with translation MGLSLLARRDPLAAASEQLRLLAQTTACQPFETALNAVELYPLHATGITTLQLNLGKLCNQTCRHCHVDAGPDRTEVMSKETLDLCLQALARTDIPTVDITGGAPELNPHFRWVVEQARLLGRQVLDRCNLSVLLIPSQADLGEFLAQHRVEVIASLPSYQATQTDAQRGEGIFDKSMEALRLLNRLGYGKEGSGLTLNLVYNPVGAFLPPKQEGIEAKFRKELASRHGVSFTRLYTITNMPISRFLEFLIESGNYEGYMERLAAAFNPAAAAGVMCRYTLSVGWDGTLYDCDFNQMLELPVSQGTPQHIRDFDPARLHHRQIVTRNHCYGCTAGSGSSCGGAVT
- a CDS encoding methyltransferase domain-containing protein, encoding MAIDDITQKVSDRYARAAATGEQMCCPTGYDFADLKSFVPEEVLTISYGCGTPAGLNTVQSGETVLDIGSGGGIDCFEAARRVGPTGRVIGIDMTDTMLEIARRNAPIVAGNLGYATSNIEFRKGMADVMPVEDASVDLIISNCVINLAPDKRKVFREMYRVIKPGGRFTISDIVSDQVVPQYLVHDAAKWGDCLSGALQVQDYIGGMVDAGFRAVHQIKSTPWQSIDGIHFLSVTLTGYKFPAIVGEKASSYATLRGPFSSVTDELGQRYERGVPQRIDGPSTQLLQSEPLRSLFLLGPTPVTLAATDPRWCAIHPEQKPCVWQGAYAILTGPIISAEDDDHHQYYRGVPLEICSKTLQVLTQEAYRPHFTIYQRASAAVDGTEVACSPTGGCC
- a CDS encoding group 1 truncated hemoglobin — its product is MSQRMASLSLILGLALTVAACNTVGSGPAGTTAGEKSLYDRLGGKTAITAVVDDFVGRVAADTRINGKFANANIPRLKSMLVDQICQASGGPCTYTGRDMKSTHAGMGVSSGDFDALVGDLVATLNKFKVPEREKNELLGALGPMKGDIVEKPMASMQ
- a CDS encoding sigma-70 family RNA polymerase sigma factor; translation: MIHSQAVAQTPLMYEQEWAGLLARIAAGDQPALAEFYDASSAKVFGLVMKILADRTVAEEVTMDVYTQVWRRASSYDAERGTPGSWLMTLAKTRAIDRFRSSYLERGRQVPLDHAAEVPGDGATPEQYSAGLERQRLVQEAMASLSAEQRQAIALAYYWGLSQSEIADRLQLPLGTVKTRMRLGMIRLREVLAPHGEGVRS
- a CDS encoding cupin domain-containing protein; amino-acid sequence: MTDPRHKEDMSEHAALYALEALGDDEQRQFKQALETAPPEVWQQVAAFQEVVQELAFSGPAIAPPASLKAKLMARIAQEPQERPGGGTFTFVRSGQGAWRDLGSGVSMKLLFNDSAGARATMLLRLAPGGTLVAHRHRQVEEFYVLEGNCICAGEFLQAGDYHRAEAGSIHPITSSEEGCLALVMTSTQNEPAG
- a CDS encoding DUF2784 domain-containing protein; protein product: MWYRIGADLVLLLHLAFVLFVVTGGLLLLKWPRLAWLHLPAAIWGAIVEYTGWICPLTPIEHTLRAMAGESAYGSDFIGHYLLPLMYPAGLTRPVQMLLGTAVVLVNVTIYWLVFGKPPRRRQ
- a CDS encoding TfoX/Sxy family protein; protein product: MSGGPPNQSRRMRHDSFKDFVLDQLGEMPELTGKAMFGGYGLYQRATFFGIIHKGRLYFKTNDVTQALYRARGMHPFRPGAKQTLRQYYEVPVDILEDPQALAAWARSAVTLPTAQLPLPFTTAPPQGYDLPAQM
- a CDS encoding Hsp20/alpha crystallin family protein — encoded protein: MSTLIRWDPFRVQWNPLKERDELEHRLSTLLGHRASTGNGGKEALTVAEWSPLVDIVEDENEYRIKAELPAMKKEDVRLTVDNGVLTISGERKYEQEEKREKHHRIERAYGSFVRSFSLPEDADGSKVTADYKDGVLHMHLPKSEKAKPKSIEIKVS
- a CDS encoding DUF2934 domain-containing protein, whose protein sequence is METNVSRTTPQRAGTAHTSPSHDKAAHAGQAVKGTAAIALRAYELYEKRGRKDGQALEDWLNAERQLAAAAGH